The proteins below come from a single Cylindrospermopsis raciborskii Cr2010 genomic window:
- a CDS encoding ArnT family glycosyltransferase translates to MTQSKWRSDQSAKLSVKLLLWNMQEGSYIWIWPQQQYGAVNNRTDRIFLTILVLAAILLFIIDLGEAPLTSQEISVSVVASKISQIGTIGYSTSDSVLTPHLIHWLVALAYFLGGNNEWTTRLPAAILTSFSVPLLYCIARETFRIRAIAIYSSFIYLTILPVVCYGRLAISDGIFTTMLMVLILSVLRSRRDLRYCLGIGICLGMICLTKGLLAILLTFIMVMVFLFWDTPRILISSYLWLGIFIGLLPSLTWYICQLVEHNHWSGDWGNQTQPPWYYCVELIKWTWPWLVFLPQTIRATWENRNFSWAKLTMVWGGVYLLMISLVKFKLTWYLFPVYPSLALALGFYLTTIEDWTSFFSYPRIWVISFAILSLVASGASIYLGLTIPGTTELQVVLGTAAITMILAAILAQKQDRQFLPILVWGSYISLLLLVRSHHWIW, encoded by the coding sequence GTGACACAGAGCAAATGGAGATCCGATCAGTCAGCAAAATTATCAGTAAAATTATTACTATGGAATATGCAAGAAGGAAGTTATATTTGGATTTGGCCACAACAACAGTATGGTGCAGTTAATAACCGGACTGATAGGATATTTCTAACCATACTAGTCCTAGCAGCAATATTACTATTTATTATTGATCTTGGTGAAGCACCACTTACCAGTCAGGAAATTTCCGTTTCTGTAGTAGCCAGTAAAATTTCTCAAATAGGTACTATAGGCTACTCTACTTCTGACAGTGTGCTTACACCTCATCTTATCCACTGGTTAGTAGCTCTGGCGTATTTTCTGGGAGGTAACAACGAATGGACAACCCGTCTTCCAGCAGCTATTCTTACCTCCTTTTCCGTACCCCTATTGTACTGTATTGCTAGAGAGACTTTTCGGATTCGGGCTATTGCTATTTATAGTTCATTTATTTATCTTACTATTTTACCAGTGGTTTGCTATGGCAGGTTAGCTATATCAGATGGTATATTTACCACCATGTTAATGGTTCTAATTTTGTCCGTTTTGAGATCGCGCCGAGATTTGCGCTACTGTTTGGGTATAGGAATCTGTTTGGGAATGATTTGCCTGACTAAGGGACTATTAGCAATATTATTAACCTTTATAATGGTAATGGTGTTTCTATTTTGGGACACACCAAGAATCCTGATTAGTTCCTATTTATGGCTAGGAATTTTTATTGGTTTATTACCCTCCCTAACCTGGTACATTTGTCAACTAGTAGAACACAACCACTGGTCAGGGGACTGGGGAAATCAAACCCAACCTCCCTGGTACTATTGTGTGGAGTTGATAAAATGGACTTGGCCGTGGCTGGTGTTTTTACCGCAAACCATTAGAGCTACTTGGGAAAACCGCAATTTTAGCTGGGCAAAATTGACTATGGTCTGGGGTGGAGTCTATTTACTGATGATATCCTTAGTCAAATTTAAACTGACTTGGTACTTATTTCCTGTGTATCCCAGTTTGGCATTGGCCTTGGGATTCTACTTGACAACAATTGAAGACTGGACTTCATTTTTTTCCTACCCTCGGATTTGGGTGATCAGTTTTGCCATTTTGTCTCTGGTGGCCTCTGGAGCTAGTATTTATCTGGGGTTAACAATTCCTGGAACAACTGAACTACAGGTAGTCCTGGGAACTGCGGCCATAACCATGATTTTAGCCGCAATCCTAGCACAAAAACAAGACCGGCAATTTTTGCCCATTCTGGTCTGGGGAAGTTACATTTCCCTACTTCTGCTAGTTCGCTCTCACCACTGGATATGGTAA
- a CDS encoding recombinase family protein, translated as MKIIAYAYTDPLLETAPDDSIWGWEVDKIYHDLGGRSQLQQLIWDCHSPTYLLIRRLEELGDTLQQVGDRLNQLETMGVIIIAIEQPYISENVEVPLTMLDLAQEIQSQQRSRRIRRGHAKNRLEALRPPGKIPYGYRVSKGKYIIDRSTSPVVKEFIDHFLLYASVRGAVRYLAKKYGKKISVTTGRRWLTNPVYRGDTIYQNGETIPNTHPGIISKEESAQVDRILRSNSRLSSRTASAPYSLAGLVLCNQCQQKMNINRVTHSFQSQEYLYLRNTKCPQNPKCHSISYQQVLTRTIETICQNLPTAVAQVNFTQLDNMKKKLTAQIVSQQEILDQLPVLIETGVLDQETAKLRRYKLQTEISQLESQLAILPPVNLSSVAQAVSIPQFWMDLSEVERRFYLREFIRQIEIIRQGENWNLQIIFSF; from the coding sequence ATGAAAATCATTGCCTATGCTTATACAGATCCACTTTTAGAAACTGCACCCGATGACTCTATTTGGGGTTGGGAGGTAGATAAGATTTATCATGACCTGGGAGGAAGGTCTCAATTACAACAGTTAATCTGGGACTGCCATTCCCCTACCTATCTTCTCATTAGACGTTTAGAAGAACTGGGAGATACTCTACAACAAGTGGGCGATCGCCTGAATCAACTAGAAACTATGGGAGTAATAATTATTGCTATAGAACAACCATATATATCGGAAAATGTTGAGGTACCCCTGACTATGCTGGATTTAGCCCAGGAAATTCAAAGCCAACAGCGTAGTCGTCGTATTCGTCGTGGACACGCCAAAAATCGTCTGGAAGCCTTGCGACCACCTGGTAAGATTCCCTATGGCTATCGGGTCAGTAAGGGAAAGTACATTATTGATCGCAGTACATCTCCCGTAGTCAAAGAATTTATTGATCACTTTTTACTCTATGCTTCTGTACGGGGTGCAGTTCGTTACCTAGCCAAAAAATACGGTAAAAAAATCTCCGTTACCACTGGTAGACGGTGGTTAACCAATCCTGTTTATCGTGGTGACACTATTTATCAAAATGGAGAAACTATCCCTAACACCCATCCTGGTATAATATCTAAGGAAGAATCAGCCCAAGTTGACAGAATTTTACGCAGTAATAGTCGTTTATCATCCCGTACAGCTAGTGCGCCCTATTCCTTAGCTGGACTAGTCCTATGTAATCAATGCCAACAAAAAATGAATATTAACCGGGTTACACACTCTTTCCAATCACAAGAGTACCTATATTTGCGAAACACCAAGTGTCCCCAAAATCCTAAATGTCATTCTATTTCTTATCAACAGGTTCTAACCAGAACCATTGAAACTATTTGTCAAAATTTACCTACAGCTGTTGCCCAAGTAAATTTTACCCAATTAGATAATATGAAAAAAAAGTTAACTGCTCAAATTGTAAGTCAACAAGAAATTCTTGACCAGTTACCCGTCTTAATAGAAACGGGAGTGCTAGATCAAGAAACAGCAAAATTAAGGCGTTATAAACTCCAGACAGAAATTTCTCAACTGGAGTCTCAGTTGGCTATTCTCCCTCCCGTGAATTTGTCCTCCGTTGCACAAGCTGTCTCCATTCCACAGTTCTGGATGGACTTATCGGAGGTAGAAAGGCGTTTTTACCTCCGAGAATTTATTCGTCAAATAGAGATTATTCGTCAAGGTGAAAATTGGAATTTACAAATCATCTTCAGTTTTTAA
- a CDS encoding CmpA/NrtA family ABC transporter substrate-binding protein, with protein sequence MSGLWSQTSRRKFLTTAGIATGAVLIKGCLGNPPEKGAGSSSQSQQVEAANLTPEITPETPKIKLGYIPIVEAAPLIIAQELGFFKRWGMTEVELAKQASWGSMRDNTEIGSAGGGVDGGQYQMPMPHLITEGLITKGNVKIPMYLLAQLNTQGNGIAIANKHAGKQVHLDLSKGGKAVFDKLKSTPSPFTAAFTFGKVNQEFWLRYWLAAGGVNPDTDVKLIPVPTAQTVANMRTGTVDAFSTGDPWPYRIVKDKIGFISALTAQIWKNHPEEYLAIRGEWVDANPKATKAILKAVMEAQQWLDKFENRETAANILAPLKYFNLSPSFLTDPFQGNYDMGDGQQVKDKSMAVLYWKDERGSVSYPYKSHDLWFLTESIRWGFLPADYLEKSEDLINRVNKENIWREAAKELGIPDTDIPTSTSRGLEKFFDGITFDPSDPRGYLKSLKIKKVNI encoded by the coding sequence ATGTCCGGATTATGGAGTCAAACTTCCCGACGCAAATTTCTTACCACAGCAGGAATTGCCACGGGTGCAGTATTAATTAAAGGATGTTTAGGAAACCCACCAGAAAAGGGTGCGGGGTCCAGCTCCCAAAGTCAACAAGTAGAAGCAGCAAATTTAACACCAGAGATCACACCAGAAACCCCAAAAATTAAATTAGGATATATTCCCATTGTAGAAGCTGCACCACTAATTATCGCCCAGGAATTAGGGTTCTTTAAAAGATGGGGAATGACCGAAGTTGAACTTGCCAAACAAGCATCTTGGGGTTCCATGCGAGACAACACGGAAATTGGGTCTGCAGGAGGAGGTGTAGACGGTGGCCAATATCAAATGCCCATGCCACACTTAATCACTGAGGGGCTAATTACAAAGGGAAACGTAAAAATACCCATGTATCTACTAGCCCAATTGAACACGCAAGGTAATGGTATTGCAATTGCTAATAAGCATGCAGGCAAGCAAGTTCATCTTGACTTATCTAAGGGGGGAAAGGCAGTTTTTGACAAATTAAAATCAACCCCATCACCTTTTACAGCGGCATTTACTTTTGGGAAAGTTAACCAGGAATTTTGGTTGCGCTACTGGTTAGCAGCGGGAGGGGTAAATCCTGACACTGATGTGAAATTGATTCCAGTACCTACTGCTCAAACGGTAGCCAATATGAGAACTGGAACTGTGGATGCTTTCAGTACAGGAGATCCTTGGCCTTATAGAATCGTCAAAGACAAAATAGGTTTTATCTCCGCGCTTACTGCCCAAATATGGAAAAATCATCCTGAAGAATACCTTGCAATCAGAGGAGAGTGGGTAGATGCTAACCCAAAAGCCACAAAGGCGATTTTAAAAGCAGTTATGGAGGCCCAGCAGTGGTTAGATAAGTTTGAAAACAGAGAAACTGCTGCCAACATTTTAGCCCCTCTCAAATACTTTAACCTATCACCCTCCTTCCTCACAGACCCCTTCCAGGGTAACTATGATATGGGAGATGGTCAACAAGTTAAAGATAAATCAATGGCGGTATTATATTGGAAGGATGAAAGAGGTAGTGTTTCCTATCCATATAAGAGTCATGACCTGTGGTTTTTAACTGAAAGTATTCGTTGGGGATTCCTACCAGCAGACTATCTAGAAAAATCAGAGGATCTGATCAACAGAGTTAACAAAGAAAATATATGGCGAGAAGCTGCTAAGGAATTGGGCATACCTGATACTGATATTCCTACTAGTACGTCCCGTGGGTTAGAAAAGTTCTTTGATGGTATTACATTTGATCCATCAGATCCTCGTGGGTACTTAAAGAGCTTGAAAATCAAAAAGGTAAATATTTGA